One Algoriphagus sp. Y33 genomic window, AGTCATGCCATAAGTCTGATAAGCCTGAATATCGCTTGCGATGAGTTGGTGCTTTAAACCCGTATTTAATGGAGCTCCACCTATTATCAGGTGTTTAATTTGCTTAAGCTTCACTAATGAAGACTTGTCCTTCAGTGAGGCTTCGACCTGAAGAGGCACCATCGCGACAAAATCAGGAATGGCATTTACTTCCAAAAGAGGGTTTGACTTAGGTTCAACGAACTGAATGGAGCAGTCCCACACCTGCGCGCGCACCAACATCATTTTGCCTGCAATATAGGCAGGATCTAGGCAACACAGTAAAGTACTAGCTCCATCGGTTTTGAAAAACGCCTGAGTTGACTTGGCACTGGCTATCATTTGAGCCCGTGTGATCTCCATTTTTTTTGGAATTCCGGTGGAACCTGAGGTTTGCTGCACAAAGATGTTTTTACCTGAAAGCCATTCGCGACAGAATTGAACAGCGGCTTTCACATAGTCGGGAAAATCATCGGGAGTAGTTTCAAAGTCTTCCTTTGTGATCAATGCGTAGTTGTCGAAAATCAGTTGAAACATGTGCCAAGTCCTTGTTAATGCTTTTGCCTAAGGTAACTATCCTTCCTTCAAAATTCAGGGAAGCCTGTTATCTTGCAAAAGAATTAGATTTTTACCCAAATCGAAAGATATGAACTGGATCACTGCAAAAGAATACGAAGATATTACCTATAAAAAATGTGACGGCGTGGCGAGAATCGCTTTCAATCGTCCTGAAGTCAGGAATGCTTTCCGTCCGAAAACTACAGCTGAACTGTATGATGCATTTTACGATGCACAGGAAGATACCTCCATCGGTGTGGTTTTATTGAGCGGGGAAGGGCCTTCGGCAAAAGACGGAGGTTGGGCATTTTGCTCCGGTGGCGACCAGAAAGCACGAGGCAAGCAAGGCTATGTAGGCGAAGATGGATATCATCGGTTGAATATTTTGGAGGTGCAGCGCCTGATCCGTTTTATGCCTAAGGTAGTGATAGCTGTTGTTCCTGGCTGGGCAGTAGGAGGAGGGCATAGCTTACATGTGGTCTGTGACTTGACTTTGGCGAGTAAGGAGCATGCGATCTTCAAGCAGACCGATGCTGATGTGACCAGCTTTGACGGAGGCTATGGTTCGGCTTATTTGGCCAAAATGGTGGGACAGAAGAAAGCGCGTGAGATATTCTTTCTGGGAAGAAACTATTCAGCACAGGAAGCCTATGAAATGGGAATGGTAAATGCCGTGATCCCCCATGCTGAATTGGAGTCAACGGCTTACGAATGGGCTCAGGAAATCTTAGCCAAGTCACCGACCTCTATTAAGATGCTGAAGTTTGCGATGAATCTTACTGATGATGGAATGGTAGGGCAACAGGTTTTTGCAGGGGAAGCCACCCGATTGGCTTATGGCACTGATGAGGCGATCGAAGGCAGAAATGCATTCCTGGAGAAGCGTAAGCCAAATTTTGGAGCCAATAAGTGGATACCTTAGTGAGACTTTAGTAGCAAGAGGTTAGTATCAAGGACTAAGAGCCAAGAAATTGGAGCCAGGAAGATAGACAATAGAGCCAAGAATTAAGATTTTTGAAAATCTTAATTCTTGGCTTTTCTATGTGGGTTTGAATTTAGGAAATCAATTCACTTACTAGTAAATCCTCGTCTAGATCCTCCCAGTGAATTCCATCTCCATCGCCAATAAATCTCCAGTTATTTAACTCTGTATCGGAGGCATTTCTCAGGGATGGAAACCATTCCAATGGAATACTTATTTCCCGACCATCTTCCATGATAATTTTCATTTTGTTATTTGAAAATGAAAGATCAGAAGCTTGATTAGATTTGAATTTAGTTAAAGTACTCATCCCATTTTTGATCAAATAGTTGAACGTTTAGTTCAATTAAGGTACGGTTTCTGACAATTCAGATGCTGAAAAATTTTTTGATTTGACCAATTGGCTAGGGTTTAAAATGAATTTTGCAGTCTTTCCGGATTTTTCCACATGAATATGTTTAGGCAAATGATCATTGCTATAGAAGAAAAACCTAAAACCTTTTACTCTCAGAACTGTAGGCATTGCTTCACAAGTTAAACAATTCTAAAATTTCTAATAGGTTATATGATCAGAAAATCCCTTCCAAAGTATCTGAAAGGGATTTTCTGTTGTAAGCCAAGGTAGGATCAGATTTCGATTTTTGCTCCAAGCACTTTAAGAAATTCGCGGATCCAAGCCGGGTGACCCGGCCAAGCCGGAGAAGTGACCAGATTGCCATCCACATAGGCATCTGTGGCAGGAATATCCTGATATTCTCCACCTGCGATAGTTACCTCCGGTCCCACGGCAGGGTATGCAGTCAGCTTTCTGCCTTTTACCACTCCGGCGGCGGTTAGAATCTGGATCCCGTGACATACAGCAGCCACCGGTTTATTGGTATCAAAGAAGTGCTTGACGATCTCCAGCAGCTTTTTATTCAATCTCAGGTATTCAGGAGCACGCCCACCTGCAATCGCCAATCCTACATAGTCATCTACATCTATCTGTTCAAAGGAATAGCTTAGCATAAAGTTGTGACCGGGCTTTTCGGTATAGGTGAGATCACCTTCAAAGTCATGAATGGCAGTTTTGATGGTTTCTCCCTTTTTCTTTCCGGGGCATACAGAGTGGACCTCGTAGCCTACCATTTCCAGCATCTGCACAGGAACCATTGTTTCGTAATCTTCCGCAAAATCTCCTGTAAGGAATAATATCTTTTTCATTTTTTTATGATTAGTTGGTTTGAAAAGTGGGTAGAGAATCTACCTGTTTTAGTTAGCCCAATTTAAGAAAATGAAGCTGGAATGAGATTAATCAAGAGTTAAGTTTTGCTAATGTTCCTGTCTTTATCTATGGACATAGCATGGGTGGCGGTTTGGTGGTTATGGCTACCATGAATTGATCAATGATCTGGATCGGGAAGAGATGATGAAATTGATTGTGAGCTGGGTAAAAGATCGTATTTAGATGGGTTAAACCTATGGATTATATTTCTAATAATAACCCATTGATATCCAATTTCCTGGTGTACATCATAATACTTCCGTCAGGATTTAGTGGCCATGCTTCTTTTGGTCTGTCCCAATACAGCTCGAC contains:
- a CDS encoding 1,4-dihydroxy-2-naphthoyl-CoA synthase: MNWITAKEYEDITYKKCDGVARIAFNRPEVRNAFRPKTTAELYDAFYDAQEDTSIGVVLLSGEGPSAKDGGWAFCSGGDQKARGKQGYVGEDGYHRLNILEVQRLIRFMPKVVIAVVPGWAVGGGHSLHVVCDLTLASKEHAIFKQTDADVTSFDGGYGSAYLAKMVGQKKAREIFFLGRNYSAQEAYEMGMVNAVIPHAELESTAYEWAQEILAKSPTSIKMLKFAMNLTDDGMVGQQVFAGEATRLAYGTDEAIEGRNAFLEKRKPNFGANKWIP
- a CDS encoding DUF4160 domain-containing protein, whose translation is MPTVLRVKGFRFFFYSNDHLPKHIHVEKSGKTAKFILNPSQLVKSKNFSASELSETVP
- a CDS encoding DUF2442 domain-containing protein; amino-acid sequence: MSTLTKFKSNQASDLSFSNNKMKIIMEDGREISIPLEWFPSLRNASDTELNNWRFIGDGDGIHWEDLDEDLLVSELIS
- a CDS encoding DJ-1/PfpI family protein yields the protein MKKILFLTGDFAEDYETMVPVQMLEMVGYEVHSVCPGKKKGETIKTAIHDFEGDLTYTEKPGHNFMLSYSFEQIDVDDYVGLAIAGGRAPEYLRLNKKLLEIVKHFFDTNKPVAAVCHGIQILTAAGVVKGRKLTAYPAVGPEVTIAGGEYQDIPATDAYVDGNLVTSPAWPGHPAWIREFLKVLGAKIEI
- a CDS encoding AMP-binding protein; amino-acid sequence: MFQLIFDNYALITKEDFETTPDDFPDYVKAAVQFCREWLSGKNIFVQQTSGSTGIPKKMEITRAQMIASAKSTQAFFKTDGASTLLCCLDPAYIAGKMMLVRAQVWDCSIQFVEPKSNPLLEVNAIPDFVAMVPLQVEASLKDKSSLVKLKQIKHLIIGGAPLNTGLKHQLIASDIQAYQTYGMTETVSHVALAKIVPGELIYSMLPGVEFGLDERNALWVKSESSNNQLVQTNDLVELIDKDLFRWLGRADFVINSGGVKLHPELLEAKTERLIHSFYPNSAFFFFGMKDKKLGEKLCLAIESKDSAVNENILTIRLKMELGKYELPKNIFVIPEFSRTGSGKVNRLKTIELL